A region of the Burkholderia pyrrocinia genome:
AAAGCGGATCCGGAAATGGTCGACCAGTGCGCGGTAGCTGGCGCGCATCGCGACCAGCGGCAGCGCGACGTAGATCAGCGGGCGCAGCACGCCCGGCGGCCCGATCAGCTTTACCGCGACGATCGCCGCGATCATGCCGGCCACCGTGCTGGCAACGACGATCCGCATGCCGCCTTCGCCGCCCACCGCGCGCACGCGCGTCACGTAGCGCTGCAGCCACGCGCGCACGCGGCTTTGCCGGCGTTCGAGGTTGAACAGCGCGACGCCCGACCCGTCGGCCGCGCCCGCATCGCGGCCCGCGAGCAACGGCGACAGGCGCCGCATCCGCTCGCGAACGCGGCGCGCCGGCGTGCGGCGCGCGCGATCGAGCAGCGACGACAGCGCGAGCCCGATCCCGAGGATCACGACGAACGCGCCCGCCGCGAACAGGTCGGCGGCCCTCATGGCCGGAATACCTCGGCGAGCGCATCCTCCTGGCCGTAGTACGCGGCGCGCGCCGCGAACGCCGGCCGCAGCGACGACGCGTCGAACACGCCCTTGACCGCGTCGCGTGTCGTGTCGCCTTCCTGGCGGAACGCGAACAGGTCCTGCGTGATGACCACCTCGCCCTCCATCCCGACGATCTCGGTGATCCGCGTGACGCGCCGCACGCCGTCGCGCATCCGCTCGACCTGCACGAACAGGTGCACGGCGCTCGCGATCTGGCGCCGGATCGACAGCAGTTGCAGGTTCGCGTTCGCCATCATGACCATGCTCTCGAGCCGGCTGATCGCGTCGCGCGGCGAGTTCGCATGGATCGTCGTCATCGAGCCGTCGTGGCCGGTATTCATCGCCTGCAGCACGTCGAACGCCTCCGGGCCGCGAATCTCGCCGAGGATGATGCGGTCGGGCCGCATCCGCAGCGCGTTGCGCACGAGGTCGCGCTGCGAGATTCCGCCGAGCCCCTCGGTATTCTCCGGCCGCGTCTCGAGGCTGACGACGTGCGGCTGCAGCAGTTGCAGCTCGGCCGCGTCCTCGATCGTCACGATCCGTTCGTGCTGCTCGATGTGCTGCGACAGCGCGTTGAGCATCGTCGTCTTGCCCGAGCCGGTGCCGCCCGAGATCACGATGTTCATGCGGCACGAACACGCCACCTTCAGCATCTGCAGCATCGGATGCGAGATGTTGCCCTGATGCGCCATCCGCGCGAGCGTGATGTCGCGCTTCGCGAACTTGCGGATCGAGATCGACGGGCCGCGCAGCGCGATCGGCGGCAGCACGACGTTCACGCGGCTGCCGTCGGCGAGACGCGCGTCGACCATCGGGCTGCTCTCGTCGACGCGCCGGCCCACCGCCGCCGCGATCCGCTGCGCGACGCTCGTCACGTGCGCGTCGTCGCGAAACTTCAGCGACGTGAGCTCGAGCCGGCCCGCGCGCTCGACGTAGACCTGGTCGGGCCCGTTGACAAGGATGTCGGTCACGGTTTCGTCGGCGAGCAGCGGCTCGATCGGCCCGACGCCGAACATGTCGTTCAGGATCGCGTCGACGATCAGCACCTGCTCGCCGGCCGTGATCTTCAGGCGCTCGCGCTCGACCGTGTGCGCCGCCACCTGCTCGATGCCCGCGCGCACTTCGTCGCGCGTCTTCATCAGCGCCGCCGACATGTTCATCGACGCGAATACCGCGGTGCGGATCGCGTCGAACTTGCCGGAGCGGATCAGCGCCTCGTGGGTGTCGGCGGCCGCGGGCGGGCGGGTCGGCGGCGGCGCAGGCACAACCGCCGGCGGCGGCGCCGGCGTGCGCGGTGCCGCGGGCGAGGCGGCCGGCGCGGGGTCCGGCAACGGCCGGTTTCGGTTTCCGAACGTCACGATCCTTTCCTCCACTTGACGAAGCGCGCGTACCACGGTTCGGCGATGACCATCGGTTCACCGGTGATGCCATTCGCGAGTTGCAGGATCCCGTCCAGGAAGCCGTGGGGCTTCGCGCCTTCGATCGGCTCGCCGAGGTTCTCGGCGACCGCGAGCGTCTGCGGCTCGTGCGGTAGCTCGCGCAGCGTCGCGCCGCCGAACGCCTCCGCGAAATCGGCCCGCTCGACGCGGCCCGCGACCGGCGCGAGCGGATTGTTCAGCACCATCGACAGCTGCCGCTCGCCCGGCAACTCCTGCACGAAGCGCGCGAGCCGCGCGGATTCGTACGCGGCGTGCACCGAGCGGTCGGCGACGATGTAGACGAGATCGGACGCCTCGAGCGCATCCTCGAACAGCTTGCCGGCGCCGCTGCCGACGTCGAACAGCACGTAGTGGAAGCGGTCCTTCAGCATGTCGACCAGGCGCGCGACCGCCCCGTCGCTCAGCGGCACGTCGGCGCCGTACGCGAGCTCGGCCGACAGCACGTGCAGGCGGTCGCCCTTCGTGACGAACATGCGGTCGAACAGCGGATCGTCGGGACGCTGCTCCATGTTCAGCAACTCGACCAGCCCGTTGTTGCTGGATAGCCCGAGCATCGAGTTCGCGCCGCCGCCATGCAGGTTCAGGTCGATGTACGCGACGCGGCGGCGCTTCTCGCCCGCCATGCAGCGCGCGAGGCTCACCGCGATGGTCGTCGTGCCGACGCCGCCGCGTGCGCCGACGAAGCTGACGATCTTGCCGGTGCGCACCTGCACGACCGATTCCGTCGCCGTCAGCGCACGCCGCATCAGCTCGACGGTCAGCGGCTTGACGATGTAGTCCTGCACGCCGATGCCGAGCAGGTTGCGAAACAGTCCGACGTCGTTCTGCGTGCCGATCGCGACGACCCGCACCGACGGATCGCACACGTCGGCGAGCCGCATCAGGTCCGACACCGGCAGCACCGAATCCGACACGTCGATGACCAGCTGGCGCGGTGAACGCTCGTGCTGCTGCAGCAGCCGGATCGCGTCGTCGCAGGTGCCCGTCTGCAGGTGCGCACGCGCGATCGACAAATCGTACGCGACGCGCCGGATCACGTCCTCGCTGCCCGGATCGGACACCACCGCGACGAGATCCGTCGCTCCGGCGGACGCGGCGCGCTTGGCGTTCTGGCGGTCGAGGACATTCATGGGTGGCATCGCGATGGCATCGGGAATCGGTTCAATGGCCGGGCGAGCCGGTCGTCGTCAGCGTCTTGCCGGGCGTCGGCTGCTTCACGCGATCCTCGACGTAGCGGCGCACCGCGCCGGCCGCGACTTCCGCGTCGGCGCCGCCGTACGGCACGGGCGCGACGAGATCCTGCGGCCGCGCGAGCATGGTCGCGAGGTTCGTGTAGGTCGCGCAGCCGAACGGCACGCCCGGCCGCCCGAAGCCCGCATCGACGAGATGCGACGGCTGCATCAGCTTCGCGCAGTCGGGCGGCACCGCCTGCACGCCGTCGAAGCCGATCGACCGCGCGTCGGGCAGGTTCAGCGGCGGCGGCGCCGACATGCAGCCCGCCAGCGCCAGCGGCAACAGTGCCAGGACGGTGGTTCGAACTCGCATGGGCGCGCCTCCGATTCAGTACACGAAGCCCGCGGCGCCGACGAGGCGCGGCGTGTCGCCCGACAGCAGGTCGAGCCCGAGGTTGTGCTGCACCGCGAACTCCAGATCGCTGCTCGGCCGCGCGACGGTGTCGATCGCCTGCTCGAGCTGGCCGGGCCCGGCCGGCTGCACGATGTACGGCGTGACGATCACGACCACCTCGGTCTTGCTGTCCTGGAAGTTCTTCGACGAAAACAGCCGGCCGATGATCGGCAGCCGGCCGAGCCCCGGGATCTGCGACACGGTGTCGGCCGTCTGGCTCTGCAGCAGCCCGCCGATCGCGAAGCTCTGCCCGCTCGACAGCTCGACCGTGGTCTCGACGCGCCGCACGGTCAGCCCCGGGATCTTGACGCCGCCGGTCGTCACGCTGTTGCTCGCGTCGACCTCGCTTACTTCCGGCCGCACCTTCAGGCTGATGCGGTTGTCGGCGAGCACGGTCGGCGTGAAGTCGAGCGATACGCCGAACGGCTTGAACTCGACCGTGATCGCGCCGGACGACGCGCCGGCCTGCGCGACCGGGATCGGAATCTCGCCGCCCGCGAGGAAGCTCGCGGTCTCACCGGACATTGCGGTGAGGTTCGGCTCGGCGAGCATCGTGATCAGGCCCTCCTGGTCGAGCGCGTCGAGCACGACATCGATCGACCAGCGCCCCGCGCGGAACCCGCCAAGCACCGAGAATGCGCCCGTCGGCGACAGGTTGAACAGGCCGTTCGTCGGATCGAACAGCGTGCGGCCGTTGAACAGCCCGCCGACGAAGTTGCCGGCGCCGCCGAGCGCGCTCCAGTTGATGCCGAGTTGCTGCGTGACGTTGCGGCTCACCTCGGTCACCCGCACGCGCAGGTTCACCTGGATCGGGCGCGACAGCGTGAGCCGGTTGACGATGCTTTCCTTGTCGTGCAGGTACGGCGCGAGCGACTGCATCACGGCGTCCGCGTCGGCCGCGCTCGGCACCTTGCCCGACACCATCAGCGAGCCCGGCGCGCCGGACACCGACAGCTTCAGCTGCGGAAAGCGGCTGTCGAGCACCGCCTGAAGCGACGCCGTGTCGACCTGCACGATCACCGTCCTGCGCAGGATCGGCCGATGGTTCGCGCCGAGCGCGATCAGCGTGGTCGTGCCGGCCTTCTTGCCGAACACGAACACGGTGCGAGGCGACGGCACCTGGATGTCGGCGATGGTCGGATCGGCGACGAACATCGCGACCGCGGGCTCGGGCAGCGACAGCATCTCGCCCTTGCCGGTCGCGATCGACAGTGCCGCGCCGGCGTCCGGCGCACGCGCGCCCTGCGCGAACGCGACGCCGGGCGCGGCGAGGCTGGCCAGGCACCAGAGAGCGATCCAACGAACCATGCGCACCATGCGTGTTCCCGTCATCCCGTCAAATGCCGGCCGCCGGGCGGCCGGCCCGATCCGTCGATCCGTCATTGCGGCGCCGCCACCCTCGGCAGTTGTGCCGTCGCATCCGCCGCGACACTGCCGCCGCCCGGCAGCGCCGGCAGGCCGGACGGCAATGGCGGCAGCCCCGGCGTGCCGGTGCCGCCGCCGCGCGACCCGTCGTCGATCGACGAACCGCGATAGATCACGACCGTGTTGCCTTGTCCCGCCGGCCGCGCGCCGCCGGCTTCCGGCCCGGCGGACGGCGCACGCGTGGCCTCGCGGGCTGCGCGCGACACGTCGCCCGCCCACACCGGCTGCGTATCCGGCTCCTGCTCGTCGCCGCCCGCCGGTTGCCGCCGGTCGCTGGTCGCGAAGCTGCGCAGCGCGAGCGACAGCGAGCCGAGGCGCGTCGCGACCAGCACGACCTGCGCGGTGCGCGGCGCGACCTCTAGCGTGACCGTGCGCGCGCGCGCCGTCGCGTCCGGCGCGCTCGCGGGCGTCTTCGCACGCTGAAATTCCGAGCCGACCGCGAGCACGCGCGCGCGCCGCACGACCGTCTCCGCTTCGAAGGTGCCGGGCGACGTCGCCGAGCCGCCGATCTGCTGCGTGAGCACCACGTCGACGAAGTCGCCCGGCTGGATCAGCCCCGCGTTGCCCGATACGTCGTCGACCGGCACCGAGATCGCGCGCATGCCGGGCTGCAGCGCGGCCGCGAGAAAATCCGGTGCGCCGGCCGGAATCACGTTGTCCGTGCGGATCGGCGTGTCGGCGCCGACGCGGTTGCGCAGCAACGCGCCCTTCAGATCGGGGCCCGGCTGCGACTCGACGAACGCGCCCTGCGGCACCTGTGCGCGCGGCATGCGCTTCCACGCGAGATCGTTGTCGCGCAGCAGCAGCCCTTCCGGCAGATCGGCGGCCGCGACGCGCACACGCGTCTGGTCCGCTTCGCCGGGTACCGACGGCGTCGACGCGGCGACGTACAGTTCGCGCAGGATGAACGCGCCGATGCCGGCAGCGACGATCAGCACGGCCATTCTCAGAGGTTTGGGCATGGCGGCGTGCGTTCCCCGGCTAGGTAAGCGAAACCGTGTGCGGAAACGGTGCCCAGACGGCCAGCGCGCCGCCGAGCGCGAGCGCGACACCGTACGGCACGCCGCGCGCGGCGACCGCGCGGGCGGGCGCGGCGCGGCACTGCCACGCGACGGCCGCGAGCGCGGCGAGGCCGCACAGGACGCCGCCCGCGCCGACGATCGTCAACACGGGGAGCGCCAGCGTCGGGCCGGCCCACAGGAATACCGCCGCCGCCAGCTTGACGTCGCCGCCGCCGATCCAGCCCGCGTGGCGCAAGCCGCCGAACAGCAGCAGCATCGCCGCGGCGGTCGCGACGTGGCCGGCCAGCGGTACGAGCCCTTCGCGCGCGAGCACCGCCTCGACGAAATACAGCATCGCGAACGCCAGCACCGCGCGATTGGACAGGCGCCGGTCGCGCAGGTCCTGCGCCGCGAGCGACGCCAGCACGAAAGTGGCCACCGACTGCACGAGAGTGAGCATGGGAGAGCCGTCCATCGGCGCACCCCCGGCTGGATACGTTCTACCGCTGCGGATCCGTGTGTTCGTCGGCGGCGCGCGGGTTCAGGGGATCAGATCAGGCTCGTCACCTTCGTGATCAGCGCCGTGAACACGCTCGGCAAGCCGCCGGAAGTGCTGCTGAGGATCACGCCGACCGCCGCCAGCGCGACCACGACGATGCCGGCCAGCACCGCATATTCGAGCGAGCTGACGCCACGTTCATCACGCAGCAGGGACTTGACGTATTGCAGCATGGCAACCTCCGTGTGACGGGGTCGATGATCGACCGTTGAACGTAAAGACGCTGCATGGGTCCTGCGGCTGCACATGGCGTTGCCCATTCGCGACTCATGCGGACGGCCCTGGCATGAGGCCGTTCGCATCCCCCGAAGTCCTCTCGATCGCTGCGACGCGCGGCATGCAACGACGGCACCGGTCGTTTCATTCGCGCACTTGTTGCTCGGCCGCGCCGGCATGACGCCGACCGCGCCGATTCGTCTAGGGTATAGACAATTTTTTGGACGATTTCAAATAATTTGGCGTCGGAAGGTATTTATGGATAGCACCCTGAAATGATGAAATCCATACAGGTCGTCTTCCGAAATTCCTTCTCGCGGCATTCCGCATGGTTCAGATACCGAAGTAAGAATGTTAACTGTCGCGATGAAACATTTCCCGTCTGGCGGATAACCCATTTTCATTCGATTTTTCGGTATGCCGGGTGGTGCCGCGCGCACCGTTTCGCGCGACGGCTCACGTGCGCCGGCCTGCAATCCGTTCACGCTCCGCCCGGCCAATCCGGCAAATATGACCGTTCCGGATCGGTTTTTTTACCCGCCTGATACCTATTTCACTGCCTGGATTCGTCGGCCGATCGGCATGCGAATCCGCGATTTTCTCTATTTCAGGCATTTTCAAATCGGCGCTCGCCTGATCAGCAGGCAACGCCAATCAAAATAATCGGAATCCTGAACGATTACCCGATACATGCGAATCCGCTTTCCGTCCGTGGAAAACGGCGTGCTCGGCCCGGCAACCCGTCAAGCGGCGATAAGCATAGTTCAAATCGTTGCTTGTCCAGCGCCAGAGGCGTCCACCAGAATGGCGCGACGCCTCTCTGCCCGACTTCATTTTCTCGCTACCCGACGCACCATGACCGATCGATTCCCGTTTCCCCTGCGCCTGCTGCGATCGCTGCTGGCAGCCACGCTGATGACGCTGGCGGCCGCCGCCGCGCACGCCGACAAGCCCGCCACCATCCGCATCGGGGTCGCCCAGCAAGGCGCCGGCGATCCGCCGACCTTCGGCGGCTCGAGCGCCGCCACCGCGCAGTTGCAGCAACGGGTCGAAAAGGAATTCGCGGCCGACGGCATCAAGGTGCAGTGGCTGTTCTTCAAGGGCGCGGGGCCGGCCGTCAACGAGGCGATCGCCAACAAGGCGCTCGACTTCGCGTACCAGGGCGACCTGCCCGCCGTGCTCGCGCGCTCGAACGGGATCAAGACACGCCTGCTGCTCGCCGCGAGCGTGCGCTCGGGCGTCAAGATCGCGGTACCGCCCGACTCCGGCATCCGATCGATCACGGACCTGAAAGACCGCCGCGTGTCGATCTTCCGCGGCACGAACCTGCAGCTCGTCGCCGATAACGCGCTCGCGAAGAACGGCCTCGGCGAACGCGACCTGCGCGTGATCAACCTCGACTCCGCAAGCTCGCTCGCCGCGCTCGCGTCGAAGGGCATCGACGCATCGGTGGGCGACTACCAGCTATACAAGCTGCGCGACGCGGGGCTCGCGAAGATCATCTACGAATCGCAGAACGACGGCCCTCAGCTCACGCGCCAGACCCACCTGCTCGTGCTCGACGATTTCGAGCGCGCGCATCCGGACATCGTGCAGCGCGTCGTCAACGCGCTGGTGAAGGGCGCGCAATGGTCGTCCGACGAAGCGAACCGCGATGCGCTGTTCAAGCTGTGGGCGAAAAGCGGCGTGCCGTATTCGTCGTGGCAGGCCGACTATGCGAACCAGCGCCTGAAGGACCGCCTGTCCCCGCTGATCGACCCGTTCCTCGTCGCGCGCTACAAGGCCGTCGCGCAGGATGCGCTGAAGCTGAAACTGATCCGCCAGCCGGTCGACGTCGACGGCTGGTTCGAGCCGAAGTATCTCGACAACGCACTGCGCACGCTGAAGCTCGAAAACTACTGGCCGCGCTACGACGCGGCCGGCAAGCCCCTCTCCTGACCCGGACCCGCCCCGATGAGCGACACCGCGATCCCGATTCCGTCGTCCGAGCCGCCCGCGCTCGCCGCGCAGCCGCGCCGAGCGGCGGGCGTGAAGCGGCTGGCGTGGCAGCTCGCGCCGTGGGTATTGCCCGCGCTGCTGTTCGCGCTGTGGACCGTCGGCAGCGCGCGCGGCTGGATCGCACCGCAGATCCTGCCGCCGCCCGAACGCGTGTACGACGCGCTCGCCGAGCTGGCGACGAGCGGCGATCTCGCGCGCCACACGCTGATCAGCCTGCAGCGCGTGCTGATCGGCTTTGCGGCCGGCTCGCTGCTCGGTTTCGCGATCGGCGTCGCGCTCGGCCTGTCGCGTACGCTGGAAGCCTACGTGCTGCCGGGCTTCAACGCGCTCGTGCAGATTCCGGTGCTCGGCTGGCTGCCGTTCCTGCTGCTGCTCGTCGGCGTCGGCGAACCGCTCAAGTACCTGCTGATCGCGCATGCGGCACTCGTCCCCGTCACGAT
Encoded here:
- a CDS encoding CpaF family protein, with amino-acid sequence MTFGNRNRPLPDPAPAASPAAPRTPAPPPAVVPAPPPTRPPAAADTHEALIRSGKFDAIRTAVFASMNMSAALMKTRDEVRAGIEQVAAHTVERERLKITAGEQVLIVDAILNDMFGVGPIEPLLADETVTDILVNGPDQVYVERAGRLELTSLKFRDDAHVTSVAQRIAAAVGRRVDESSPMVDARLADGSRVNVVLPPIALRGPSISIRKFAKRDITLARMAHQGNISHPMLQMLKVACSCRMNIVISGGTGSGKTTMLNALSQHIEQHERIVTIEDAAELQLLQPHVVSLETRPENTEGLGGISQRDLVRNALRMRPDRIILGEIRGPEAFDVLQAMNTGHDGSMTTIHANSPRDAISRLESMVMMANANLQLLSIRRQIASAVHLFVQVERMRDGVRRVTRITEIVGMEGEVVITQDLFAFRQEGDTTRDAVKGVFDASSLRPAFAARAAYYGQEDALAEVFRP
- a CDS encoding AAA family ATPase, encoding MPPMNVLDRQNAKRAASAGATDLVAVVSDPGSEDVIRRVAYDLSIARAHLQTGTCDDAIRLLQQHERSPRQLVIDVSDSVLPVSDLMRLADVCDPSVRVVAIGTQNDVGLFRNLLGIGVQDYIVKPLTVELMRRALTATESVVQVRTGKIVSFVGARGGVGTTTIAVSLARCMAGEKRRRVAYIDLNLHGGGANSMLGLSSNNGLVELLNMEQRPDDPLFDRMFVTKGDRLHVLSAELAYGADVPLSDGAVARLVDMLKDRFHYVLFDVGSGAGKLFEDALEASDLVYIVADRSVHAAYESARLARFVQELPGERQLSMVLNNPLAPVAGRVERADFAEAFGGATLRELPHEPQTLAVAENLGEPIEGAKPHGFLDGILQLANGITGEPMVIAEPWYARFVKWRKGS
- a CDS encoding CpaD family pilus assembly lipoprotein, with protein sequence MRVRTTVLALLPLALAGCMSAPPPLNLPDARSIGFDGVQAVPPDCAKLMQPSHLVDAGFGRPGVPFGCATYTNLATMLARPQDLVAPVPYGGADAEVAAGAVRRYVEDRVKQPTPGKTLTTTGSPGH
- a CDS encoding type II and III secretion system protein family protein; this encodes MVRMVRWIALWCLASLAAPGVAFAQGARAPDAGAALSIATGKGEMLSLPEPAVAMFVADPTIADIQVPSPRTVFVFGKKAGTTTLIALGANHRPILRRTVIVQVDTASLQAVLDSRFPQLKLSVSGAPGSLMVSGKVPSAADADAVMQSLAPYLHDKESIVNRLTLSRPIQVNLRVRVTEVSRNVTQQLGINWSALGGAGNFVGGLFNGRTLFDPTNGLFNLSPTGAFSVLGGFRAGRWSIDVVLDALDQEGLITMLAEPNLTAMSGETASFLAGGEIPIPVAQAGASSGAITVEFKPFGVSLDFTPTVLADNRISLKVRPEVSEVDASNSVTTGGVKIPGLTVRRVETTVELSSGQSFAIGGLLQSQTADTVSQIPGLGRLPIIGRLFSSKNFQDSKTEVVVIVTPYIVQPAGPGQLEQAIDTVARPSSDLEFAVQHNLGLDLLSGDTPRLVGAAGFVY
- the cpaB gene encoding Flp pilus assembly protein CpaB translates to MPKPLRMAVLIVAAGIGAFILRELYVAASTPSVPGEADQTRVRVAAADLPEGLLLRDNDLAWKRMPRAQVPQGAFVESQPGPDLKGALLRNRVGADTPIRTDNVIPAGAPDFLAAALQPGMRAISVPVDDVSGNAGLIQPGDFVDVVLTQQIGGSATSPGTFEAETVVRRARVLAVGSEFQRAKTPASAPDATARARTVTLEVAPRTAQVVLVATRLGSLSLALRSFATSDRRQPAGGDEQEPDTQPVWAGDVSRAAREATRAPSAGPEAGGARPAGQGNTVVIYRGSSIDDGSRGGGTGTPGLPPLPSGLPALPGGGSVAADATAQLPRVAAPQ
- a CDS encoding A24 family peptidase; the protein is MLTLVQSVATFVLASLAAQDLRDRRLSNRAVLAFAMLYFVEAVLAREGLVPLAGHVATAAAMLLLFGGLRHAGWIGGGDVKLAAAVFLWAGPTLALPVLTIVGAGGVLCGLAALAAVAWQCRAAPARAVAARGVPYGVALALGGALAVWAPFPHTVSLT
- a CDS encoding Flp family type IVb pilin; the protein is MLQYVKSLLRDERGVSSLEYAVLAGIVVVALAAVGVILSSTSGGLPSVFTALITKVTSLI
- a CDS encoding ABC transporter substrate-binding protein, which encodes MTDRFPFPLRLLRSLLAATLMTLAAAAAHADKPATIRIGVAQQGAGDPPTFGGSSAATAQLQQRVEKEFAADGIKVQWLFFKGAGPAVNEAIANKALDFAYQGDLPAVLARSNGIKTRLLLAASVRSGVKIAVPPDSGIRSITDLKDRRVSIFRGTNLQLVADNALAKNGLGERDLRVINLDSASSLAALASKGIDASVGDYQLYKLRDAGLAKIIYESQNDGPQLTRQTHLLVLDDFERAHPDIVQRVVNALVKGAQWSSDEANRDALFKLWAKSGVPYSSWQADYANQRLKDRLSPLIDPFLVARYKAVAQDALKLKLIRQPVDVDGWFEPKYLDNALRTLKLENYWPRYDAAGKPLS
- a CDS encoding ABC transporter permease, coding for MSDTAIPIPSSEPPALAAQPRRAAGVKRLAWQLAPWVLPALLFALWTVGSARGWIAPQILPPPERVYDALAELATSGDLARHTLISLQRVLIGFAAGSLLGFAIGVALGLSRTLEAYVLPGFNALVQIPVLGWLPFLLLLVGVGEPLKYLLIAHAALVPVTMSTLQGFRQTPPALDEVARGFGYTRRQRIAHVVLPAAIPTLATGVRLAFTKSWLALVVVELVASSEGLGYLIVYGRQLFQLDLVMAAVVVVGAVGLLINRLLDALEARLRRGVPSAFRG